A stretch of Bradyrhizobium sp. AZCC 2262 DNA encodes these proteins:
- the uvrC gene encoding excinuclease ABC subunit UvrC, producing the protein MDHDSTDHPKPPRKARRGSQPDLPPQDLTAADVDPATSAAEEDDEARLPEAAEDAGEEAAEAIAEGPLAVGHAAIENAVRLAPTSPGVYRMLNAASDVLYVGKAKNVRKRLASYARVNAPLPARILRMIAATVTVEIVSTTTETEALLLEANLIKQLRPRFNVQLRDDKSFPYILISGDHWAPQILKHRGAQSRPGRYFGPFASAGAVNRTITALQRAFLIRSCTDGFFESRTRPCLLYQIRRCSGPCTREIDFPGYTELVREATDFLSGRSHAVKSLLAGEMEKASTELEFETAALYRDRLAALSAIQSQQGINPRTVEEADVFAIHQEGGYSCVEVFFFRTGQNWGNRAYFPKAEKSFTPEEVLASFLAQFYDDKPPPKLILLSHEIEEAALLADALCVKAGYKVEVSVPKRGEKKELVMHALTNAREALGRKLADTATQSRLLEGMATTLGLPQVPKRIEVYDNSHIQGTNAVGAMIVAGPDGFIKNQYRKFNIKSEGLTPGDDYAMMREVLERRFKRLLKPPEGDAVQGKPGAKADDDSFPQWPDLVIIDGGRGQLNAVREIFEGLGLAQVSLMAVAKGPDRDAGRETLFMPDREAIKLEPRDPVLYFIQRLRDEAHRFVIGSHRKLRKKDIREAGLQEIPGIGPSRKRALLHHFGTLKEIERASIADLGKVPGVSAESARKIFEFFHAQPG; encoded by the coding sequence ATGGATCACGATTCTACCGACCATCCGAAGCCTCCGCGCAAGGCGCGACGGGGTTCCCAGCCGGATTTGCCGCCACAGGACCTGACCGCCGCCGACGTCGATCCCGCGACATCCGCCGCCGAGGAGGACGACGAGGCGCGCCTGCCGGAAGCCGCTGAGGACGCTGGTGAGGAAGCTGCCGAGGCGATCGCCGAAGGCCCGCTGGCGGTCGGCCACGCGGCCATCGAAAACGCGGTGCGGCTGGCGCCGACCTCTCCCGGCGTCTACCGCATGCTCAATGCCGCCAGCGACGTGCTGTACGTCGGCAAGGCGAAAAACGTCCGCAAGCGGCTTGCTTCCTACGCCCGCGTCAACGCGCCGCTGCCGGCGCGCATCCTGCGGATGATCGCTGCGACCGTGACGGTCGAGATCGTCTCGACCACGACCGAGACCGAGGCGCTGCTGCTGGAAGCCAACCTGATCAAGCAGCTCCGGCCACGCTTCAACGTGCAACTGCGCGACGACAAGTCGTTTCCCTATATCCTGATATCAGGCGACCATTGGGCGCCGCAGATCCTCAAACATCGCGGCGCGCAATCAAGGCCGGGACGATATTTCGGGCCGTTCGCATCCGCCGGCGCCGTCAACCGCACCATCACGGCGCTGCAGCGCGCCTTCCTGATCCGCTCCTGCACCGACGGCTTCTTCGAGAGCCGCACCCGCCCCTGCCTGCTCTATCAGATCCGCCGCTGCTCGGGCCCCTGCACGCGCGAGATCGACTTCCCCGGTTATACCGAGCTGGTGCGCGAGGCGACCGATTTCCTGTCCGGGCGCAGCCATGCCGTGAAGTCGCTGCTCGCCGGCGAGATGGAAAAGGCATCCACCGAGCTCGAATTCGAGACCGCGGCGCTGTATCGTGATCGCCTCGCCGCGCTGTCGGCGATCCAGTCGCAGCAAGGCATCAATCCGCGCACGGTGGAAGAAGCCGACGTGTTCGCCATCCATCAGGAGGGCGGCTATTCCTGCGTCGAAGTGTTCTTCTTCCGTACTGGCCAGAACTGGGGCAACCGCGCCTATTTCCCGAAGGCCGAGAAGTCGTTCACGCCGGAAGAAGTGCTGGCCTCGTTCCTCGCGCAATTCTACGACGACAAGCCGCCGCCGAAGCTCATCCTGCTGTCGCATGAGATCGAGGAAGCAGCACTGCTGGCCGACGCCCTTTGCGTGAAGGCCGGCTACAAGGTCGAAGTCTCGGTGCCGAAGCGCGGCGAGAAAAAGGAATTGGTCATGCATGCGCTGACCAACGCGCGCGAGGCGCTTGGCCGCAAGCTCGCCGATACGGCGACGCAGAGCCGGCTGCTGGAAGGGATGGCCACCACGCTCGGACTGCCGCAGGTGCCGAAGCGCATCGAGGTCTACGACAACAGCCACATCCAGGGCACCAACGCCGTCGGCGCGATGATCGTGGCCGGGCCGGATGGCTTCATCAAAAACCAGTACCGCAAGTTCAACATCAAGTCCGAGGGACTGACGCCGGGCGACGACTACGCGATGATGCGCGAGGTGCTGGAACGGCGCTTCAAGCGGCTGTTGAAGCCGCCGGAGGGCGATGCCGTCCAAGGAAAACCTGGCGCGAAGGCCGACGATGATTCGTTTCCGCAATGGCCCGACCTCGTCATCATCGACGGCGGCCGTGGCCAGCTCAATGCCGTCAGGGAGATTTTCGAGGGTCTGGGACTTGCCCAGGTCTCCCTGATGGCCGTGGCCAAAGGCCCGGACCGCGATGCCGGGCGGGAGACCCTGTTCATGCCGGACCGCGAAGCCATCAAGCTCGAACCGCGCGATCCGGTACTGTATTTCATCCAGCGGCTGCGCGACGAGGCGCATCGTTTCGTGATCGGCTCGCACCGCAAGCTGCGGAAAAAAGACATCAGGGAAGCGGGCTTGCAGGAAATCCCGGGCATCGGCCCGTCACGCAAACGTGCCTTGCTGCATCACTTCGGAACGCTGAAGGAAATCGAGCGGGCCTCGATCGCGGACCTCGGGAAGGTTCCAGGCGTTAGCGCCGAAAGCGCCCGCAAGATTTTCGAGTTTTTTCATGCACAGCCGGGCTAG
- a CDS encoding outer membrane protein, which translates to MSRFVWGTLALIAAGLTTSAQAADLNYGRPAYTGNQLFDGFSWARPYLGVNLGYAWGSVANNPTKPSGFVGGVQAGYNWQSGAFVFGLEGDIQATGAEETFAPWKFSNPWFGTVRGRAGYAFNNILFFGTGGLAFGELRATTFGVSESHTNAGWTLGAGAEMGLAPNWSAKIEYLYVDLANSNFVITGASNGYRFGLIRAGVNYRF; encoded by the coding sequence ATGAGCAGGTTTGTGTGGGGCACGCTGGCGCTGATCGCTGCAGGCTTGACCACGTCGGCGCAGGCCGCCGACCTCAATTACGGACGCCCGGCCTATACCGGCAACCAGCTGTTCGACGGCTTTAGCTGGGCCCGTCCCTATCTCGGCGTCAACCTCGGCTATGCCTGGGGCTCGGTCGCCAACAATCCGACCAAGCCGTCCGGTTTCGTGGGGGGTGTCCAGGCCGGCTACAATTGGCAGAGCGGAGCTTTTGTGTTCGGCCTGGAAGGCGACATCCAGGCGACGGGCGCTGAAGAAACCTTCGCCCCGTGGAAATTTTCCAACCCCTGGTTCGGCACGGTTCGCGGCCGCGCCGGTTACGCGTTCAACAACATCCTGTTCTTCGGCACCGGCGGTCTCGCTTTTGGCGAACTGCGCGCCACCACTTTCGGCGTATCGGAATCCCATACCAATGCGGGCTGGACGCTCGGCGCCGGCGCCGAAATGGGCTTGGCCCCGAACTGGAGCGCCAAGATCGAATATCTCTATGTCGATCTGGCCAACAGCAACTTCGTCATTACAGGGGCGTCAAATGGCTATCGGTTCGGCTTGATCCGGGCCGGCGTGAACTATCGCTTCTGA
- a CDS encoding cold-shock protein, which translates to MAMTGTVKFFNGERGYGFIKPDDGGRDVFVHITAVERAGLKDLTEGQRITFEVEPDKKGKGPKAVNLVISS; encoded by the coding sequence ATGGCCATGACTGGAACAGTCAAGTTCTTCAATGGAGAACGCGGCTACGGCTTCATCAAGCCCGATGATGGCGGCCGCGATGTGTTTGTGCATATTACCGCTGTCGAGCGGGCCGGATTGAAGGATCTGACAGAAGGACAGCGCATTACGTTCGAGGTCGAACCGGACAAGAAGGGCAAAGGCCCCAAGGCGGTCAACCTGGTGATTTCATCGTAA
- a CDS encoding 23S rRNA (adenine(2030)-N(6))-methyltransferase RlmJ, giving the protein MNYRHAFHAGGFADVIKHIVLVRMLIYLQEKQAPFRVIDTHAGAGRYDLTGDEARRGGEWLTGIARVLQARFSENTLPLVTPYLDIVRAFNAPGKLEAYPGSPLIARALLRPQDRLTACEIEPGARRQLIDALRRDSQARVVDLDGWTALPAFVPPNERRGLVLIDPSFEQKDEFETLAGGFAEAYAKWPTGSYLIWYPVKSRRAADTLARLVAGAAAASKPTGKCLRLEFSVAPQASGGPLASTGLLIVNPPWTLGGELKTILPELEKPLGQGGAGRFRLETPKP; this is encoded by the coding sequence ATGAACTACCGACACGCCTTCCACGCCGGCGGCTTTGCCGATGTCATCAAGCACATCGTGCTGGTGCGCATGCTGATCTATCTGCAGGAAAAGCAGGCCCCGTTTCGCGTCATCGACACCCATGCCGGCGCCGGCCGCTACGATCTCACAGGCGACGAAGCGCGCCGCGGCGGTGAATGGCTGACCGGCATTGCAAGGGTGCTGCAGGCGCGGTTTTCGGAAAACACGCTGCCGCTGGTGACCCCCTATCTCGACATCGTCAGGGCTTTCAACGCGCCGGGCAAGCTTGAGGCCTATCCGGGATCGCCCCTGATCGCCCGCGCGCTGCTGCGGCCGCAGGACCGTCTCACGGCCTGCGAAATCGAGCCCGGCGCCCGCCGGCAACTGATCGATGCGCTGCGCCGCGACAGCCAGGCGCGGGTGGTCGATCTCGACGGCTGGACGGCGTTACCGGCCTTCGTGCCCCCCAACGAGCGGCGCGGCCTGGTGCTGATCGATCCCTCGTTCGAGCAAAAGGACGAATTCGAGACGCTGGCCGGCGGGTTCGCCGAAGCCTATGCGAAATGGCCGACCGGCAGCTATCTGATCTGGTATCCGGTGAAGAGCCGGCGGGCCGCCGACACCCTGGCGCGCCTTGTCGCGGGCGCTGCCGCCGCCAGCAAGCCGACAGGCAAATGTCTGCGGCTCGAATTTTCCGTCGCGCCGCAGGCGTCGGGCGGCCCGCTCGCCTCCACCGGGCTCCTGATCGTCAATCCGCCGTGGACGCTGGGGGGTGAGTTGAAGACAATTCTGCCCGAACTCGAAAAACCGCTCGGCCAGGGCGGGGCCGGCCGGTTCAGGCTCGAGACGCCCAAGCCCTGA
- a CDS encoding calcium-binding protein, with the protein MSVIAAAYSSYTTWSLSQVGAAAADSSTKVSTASVFSRASSSTLDVSVTTVSISYRAKLLLARASAERSVVDQLHAQLDAFRTGGSAAALRSSGTNNGLSVGMDLFEIITGASDDSIRVQASNATIDSGAGDDVIDVDGRANVVAGEGDDFVRTYGHSTVDGGAGNDFVSTYDHSTVTGGDGDDHIYTYGYSSVSGGNGNDRLKTYGNSTLDGGAGDDSLSAYDHANLSGGAGNDFIDAYDHAVVDAGTGDDTVRTYSHATVSAGDGDDHVRTYDNSVVDGGAGNDMIQVGGSSTVTGGAGDDYIKVTGDNSTINFAKGDGNDVVRLDNGSDSVDFSISGYSLNDVVITQQYGRATVNFKGSNDSLVFDLGSNGSARLSFADHSSVDIRA; encoded by the coding sequence ATGAGTGTGATTGCTGCCGCCTATTCATCGTACACCACTTGGTCCCTTTCGCAGGTCGGCGCCGCGGCAGCGGATTCAAGCACCAAGGTCAGCACGGCAAGTGTATTCAGCCGGGCCTCGTCATCGACGCTCGATGTCTCGGTCACCACGGTCAGCATCTCGTACCGCGCCAAGCTGTTGCTGGCGCGGGCGTCGGCAGAACGATCCGTGGTCGATCAGCTGCATGCACAGCTCGATGCCTTTCGCACCGGCGGGTCGGCGGCGGCGCTTCGCAGCAGCGGTACCAACAACGGCCTGTCGGTCGGCATGGATCTGTTCGAGATTATCACCGGAGCCAGTGACGACAGCATCAGGGTTCAGGCCAGCAACGCCACGATCGATTCCGGCGCGGGCGACGATGTGATCGATGTCGATGGCCGGGCCAACGTCGTCGCCGGCGAGGGTGACGATTTCGTCAGGACCTATGGCCATTCGACCGTGGATGGCGGCGCCGGCAATGATTTTGTCAGCACGTATGATCATTCGACGGTAACCGGCGGTGACGGCGATGACCACATCTACACCTATGGGTATTCGAGCGTTTCGGGTGGCAACGGCAACGACAGGCTCAAAACCTACGGCAATTCCACCCTTGACGGCGGCGCCGGCGACGACAGCCTCAGTGCCTACGATCACGCCAACCTGAGCGGCGGCGCGGGCAACGATTTCATCGACGCCTATGACCATGCGGTTGTCGACGCCGGTACCGGTGACGACACCGTCCGCACATACTCGCATGCGACCGTGTCGGCCGGCGACGGCGATGACCACGTTCGGACCTATGATAATTCTGTCGTCGATGGGGGCGCTGGCAACGATATGATCCAGGTCGGCGGATCTTCGACCGTGACGGGCGGCGCCGGTGACGATTACATCAAGGTAACGGGTGATAATTCCACGATCAATTTTGCCAAGGGTGATGGCAACGATGTCGTTCGGCTCGACAACGGCAGCGACAGCGTTGATTTCTCGATCAGTGGTTATTCGCTGAATGATGTTGTCATCACCCAGCAGTACGGCAGGGCCACTGTAAACTTCAAGGGCTCGAACGATTCCCTCGTTTTCGATCTCGGCAGCAATGGATCGGCACGACTGAGCTTCGCCGATCATAGCAGCGTGGACATTCGCGCCTGA
- a CDS encoding ribonuclease T2: MHRSVIISRLLISLALAVVSAGMASAQDRRQNTPGEFDFYVLALSWSPSFCEASAERGNSGRSQVQCERPYSFVVHGLWPQYERGFPEYCQRPSPRLDRNIMTSMLDLMPAPGLIFNEWDKHGTCSGLGARAYFESVRKARAAVKIPEEFLQLSEQKTIAPADLEAAFIKVNPGLSSSAISVTCSSRRLSEVRICLSKDMQFRACEELDRRACRRDDVVMPPVRGG; this comes from the coding sequence ATGCACCGATCCGTTATTATTTCGCGGCTTCTGATTTCGCTGGCGCTTGCTGTCGTCTCCGCCGGGATGGCGTCCGCCCAGGACCGCCGGCAGAACACGCCGGGCGAGTTCGATTTTTATGTCCTTGCCCTTTCGTGGTCGCCCTCGTTCTGCGAGGCGTCGGCCGAGCGCGGCAATAGCGGACGCTCGCAAGTCCAGTGCGAACGGCCCTATTCCTTCGTCGTTCACGGCCTGTGGCCGCAATATGAGCGCGGCTTTCCCGAATATTGCCAGCGGCCGTCGCCGCGGCTCGATCGCAACATCATGACCTCGATGCTGGACCTGATGCCGGCGCCCGGCCTGATCTTCAACGAGTGGGACAAGCACGGCACCTGTTCGGGGCTTGGCGCGCGGGCCTATTTCGAGAGCGTCCGCAAGGCGCGCGCGGCGGTGAAGATCCCCGAGGAATTCCTGCAATTGTCGGAACAGAAGACCATCGCCCCGGCTGATCTCGAAGCGGCCTTCATCAAGGTCAATCCGGGCTTGAGCAGCTCGGCGATTTCGGTGACCTGCTCCAGCCGGCGCCTCAGCGAGGTACGGATCTGCCTGAGCAAGGACATGCAATTCCGCGCCTGCGAGGAACTCGACCGCCGCGCCTGCCGCCGTGACGACGTGGTGATGCCGCCGGTGCGCGGCGGCTGA
- a CDS encoding DUF3617 domain-containing protein: MRRLLLVSCSAVGLLALLPVSGAVAVELPIRKAGLWEMKVLSTGAPSPEMTMQQCTDETTDKDMSTAFSPMAKEMCSKQDIQKTSAGYVTDSVCGIAGMTIKSHAEITGDFNSAYSVKSTSHSEGGAAGAGRDRTTTIEAKWLGACKPDQKVGDIMMPGGMKMNIKDMEKLKALIPKAPAKQ; the protein is encoded by the coding sequence ATGAGACGACTGCTTCTTGTGTCTTGTTCGGCCGTTGGTCTGCTTGCCCTGTTGCCGGTCAGCGGCGCCGTCGCCGTGGAGTTGCCGATCCGCAAGGCCGGACTGTGGGAGATGAAGGTGCTGAGCACAGGCGCGCCATCACCTGAGATGACGATGCAGCAATGCACCGACGAGACCACCGACAAGGACATGAGCACCGCGTTCTCGCCGATGGCCAAGGAGATGTGCTCGAAGCAGGATATCCAGAAGACGTCAGCAGGCTATGTCACCGATTCCGTCTGCGGCATCGCCGGCATGACGATCAAGTCGCATGCCGAGATTACCGGCGACTTCAATTCCGCCTACAGCGTGAAATCGACCTCGCACAGCGAAGGCGGCGCGGCCGGCGCGGGGCGCGACAGAACCACGACGATCGAGGCCAAATGGCTCGGCGCCTGCAAGCCCGACCAGAAGGTCGGCGACATCATGATGCCCGGCGGCATGAAGATGAACATCAAGGACATGGAAAAGCTGAAGGCGCTGATTCCGAAGGCACCGGCGAAGCAGTAA